A region of the Pseudorca crassidens isolate mPseCra1 chromosome 9, mPseCra1.hap1, whole genome shotgun sequence genome:
TTCAGACCCCCAGGGCAGGGATGTTCCCCTCAGACCCCCAGGGTTAGTTGTGACCCCCTCAGACCCCCAGGGTTGACTATGACCCCTCGGACCCCCCAGGGCTGGCTGTGGCCCCATCAGACCCCCAAGGTTGGCCCTAGCCCCTCAGAGCCCCAGGGCACAGCCCCTTGGCCCTGGTTCTTGGCACCAGGAGGGCTCCACCCAGAGTGAccccctgcctgcccacccaGCACTTGGCCACGTTCATCATGGACAAGAGTGAGGCCATTGTGTCCGTGGAAGATGCCATCCGGAAGCTGGTGCAGCTGAGCTCCAAGGAGAAGATCTGGACACAGGAGATGCTGCTGCAGGTCAACGACCAGTCGCTGCGGCTGCTGGACATCGAATCCCAGGTATGgtggcagcaggagggagggcgTTCGCCCATCCTGCAAGGCAGGCACAGGCAGTGACCCAGACACACTGGGCCTCTGTGGGAGAGGGAGCAGGCCGAGGGCCGAGAGTACAGGGGAGCCACGTCACACAGGGCCACGTCCACCTCGCAGAGCTTCTCCACCGGCTGTACCGAGGCGGGGCCCGTTGTGTGCACGTTGCCCCGTGGGGTCCGTGTCCATGTCCAGGCCACGTTCCTTTTCCGTTCCATATCCGTGGCGTGAACGCCACAGGCCACGCCCACAGTCAGCCCGCGTCCCTGGCATCCGCTCCTCGGGTCTTCCCCGTGCCCATGGCCGTGAGCCCTCCTCTGTGTCTGGGACTCTCGCCATGCACCATGGCGAGCCTGGTCCCAGCCGCCTGTCCCCCAGGAGGAGCTGGAGAACTTCCCGCTGCCGACCGTGCGGCACAGCCAGACGGTGCTGAACCAGCTACGCTACCCATCGGTGCTCCTGCTTGTGTGCCAGGACTCAGACCAGAGCAAGCCCGACGTCCACTTCTTCCACTGCGACGAGGTGGAGGTGAGGGCCGGGCAGTGGGGGGCGGGATAGGCGCGGGGCAGGGAGCCCAGATCCCTCCGGAGAGCCAGCCTGATGCCCCGTCCCCCCAGGCGGAGCTGGTGCACGAGGACATCGAGAGCGCGCTGGCCGACTGCCGCCTGGGGAAGAAGATGCGGCCACAGACCCTCAagtagggggagggaggaggggcggggggaggggcgggggaggaggggcgaggggcggggccgggcctggggctgggactgcggccaggctcagcggcccttcGTCCCACTTCAGGGGCCACCAGGAGAAGATCCGGCAGCGGCAGTCCGTCCTGCCCccggcccagggcccagcccccaTCCCCTTCCAGCGCTACGGCAGGGACTCGCCCTCCACCAAGAACCGAGTGGACCTGCCCATGCCGCTCAGAGACCCAGGTGGGCCGAGGAGGATGGGCTGGGGGCGGCagcagggttggggtgggggggctcagTCAGCAGCAGCTCTGCTCCCGAACAGGCTTTCGCACTTGGGAGTCGCAGGCGCAGGACGAGGAACCGAGGGCCGTGCTGGCTCAGAAGATCGAGAAGGAGACGGTGGGTCTCGGGCCGGCAGGACCTCCCACCCACTCCGGGCTCCTGGGGCCAACCCCCAGCCAGCACCCACCCCCAGGCCAGGGGCCAAGAGGCAGCGGGTGGGGGTGTCCCTGCAGCGGGTGGGGCTCCGGAGGCTGACCCCTGCCCCTGCTCTGACCCCAGCAAATCCTCAACTGCGCCCTGGACGACATTGAGTGGTTCGTGGCTCGGCTGCAGAAGGCTGCTGAGGCTTTCAAGCAGCTGAACCAGCgcaagaaggggaagaagaaggggaagaaggggcCGGCAGGtgcggggcagggggtggggggcaccggACAGGGAAGGGGCATCGGGGTGGACAcaggagtggaggtggggagccCAGTGGCCACTGAGTGGAGCAAGGCCCAGTCTCAGCGGGTGGGGAACACTAGACTGAGGCCAGACCCGCCGGGGCAGCGACGGGCCGGCCAGGctcaccccccaaccccctgtCCAGAGGGCGTCCTCACGCTGCGAGCACGGCCCCCCTCCGAGGCCGAGTTTGTTGACTGTTTCCGGAAGACCAAGCTGGCCATCAACCTGCTTGTGAGTACGGCGGCCCACCCCATCCCTCCGAGCTGATGTTGTGGGTGGGGTGCCCTGTCCCTGGTGCCACCCCACAGGTCGGCCTGCTCCCTGCCCACAGGCCAAGCTGCAGAAGCACATCCAGAATCCTAGCGCAGCCGAGCTGGTGCACTTCCTCTTCGGGCCTCTGGATCtggtgcctggggctggggggaggcaggggctggggcgggggagcGGGGGCCTGGGGGGCTTGCCCCTGACTTGGGGGGAAGCAAGTGCCCACCTTGGGCAGTGGGCTGGGGCCGGCGTCTGCACTCGGAGTGGGGGGCGCAGTGGGCAGGCCAGTGGTGTTGCAGGCAGGCGCAGGGTGGGGGGGGCCTCTGACGCCCCGCTGTGCCCCAGATCGTCAGCACCTGTGGTGGCCCAGACATTGCTCGCTCCGTCTACAGCCCCCTGCTCTCCCGAGACACTGTGGGCTTCCTGCGCGGCCACCTGGTCCCCAAGGAGATGGCGCTGTGGGAGTCCCTGGGGGAGACCTGGACACGACCCCGGTAGGGTGGTGGCATGGGGCGCACACCAGGATGGGTCCCTCGGCGGGCGGGCTGGGGGTCCTGGGTGGGGCCAGCTCTGGTGGGTGGCCCAGCTGACCCCAGGACCTCCCACCCCAGCTCCGAGTGGCCTCGGGAGCCGCAGGTGCCCCCCTACGTGCCCAAGTTCCAGAGCGGCTGGGAGCCACCACTGGACGTGCTGCAGGAGGCCCCCTGGGAGGTGGAGGGGCTGGCGTCAGCCCCCGCTGATGAGGTCAGAGCGCCCGCAGCCCCGCTTGCACTCCACCCCCGCCCACTGCCCTCACCACCCCGCCCTCCTGGCCCAGCCCCTGCTTCACACCAAGTCCCAGTGTCCGCTTCCCCACAGCCAACTCCAGTGAGCCGCACGTCCTTCAGAAACTCCCCAAAGCATGGCCTCGCATCTGAGCCCACACCCCAGGGAGACGTCCTCCCCCAAGTCGGCTCCCCACATGCTCACAGGTAAGCTCTGCTCAAAGTGAGGGAGTGTGACGCTCACCCCTCAAATCACGGAGGCTCTGCTATGGGTACActgccaccaggtggcagcaAACGCGTTTTTCACGACCGTCAAAATACCGCTTTCCACGCTAGAGCCGGGTTTCCTTTCAACTTTGTGGTGTACAGTTGAGGGGAAAATGTCGAAAGCACCCATAAAGTGCTTAGATGACGTACCTAATACGtcatctctttttgtttctccACGTTTATGCTTTAGAATCATGGTTAGAAATGTACTAAACCACTGAACTTAAACGGTCTCAACGATCCCAGTTGCCCTGGTGGGGCTGATTTAGGCCCAGCCGCAGAGCCGGAGGAGGAGACCGATGGTCTGGGTGGGAACGGCCTCTCTCCCTCTGGCCACACACATTTCCACAGACCATGTCGTACagccccagggcctgggggagtccccatccttcctcccctcccctcctactTTCTGTTCTCAGCCCTGGCCCAGGACCTGCCTGGGGAGCTCATTACCCACCAGACCCCAGGATTCAGTCTCAGGAGGGGAGGGGCTTGGAATCCATGTTCTGAACAAGTGTGCCCCTCCCTGTGCCCCGCCAGCCTGATGCCCTGGTCCCTGGCCTAGGGCCACCTTCAAGAaacattttcatccttttacCTCCAGCCCCTGACCAGTCCACCCTGGCCAATCCTGACACAGCCCCCCACCAGGGCCCCAGAggctgccccagccccagagccccCACTTCCCCAGGGTCCCGAGCCCTGCACCTGTATGAGGGGTGCCCTCGTGATCAGGGGCCAGACTGACCAGAAGGGATGGCCCAGCACGGGTGGCAGGCACAGGCCTGCTCCGTGCAGGAGCTGGGACACCCTGGGACCCTGCAGCCCACGGGCGGCCCTGCATCGTGTCTGCAGTGCCAGAGGGACTATGGCTCTGAAAGCATCCGGCCCTCCCCCGATGGTCAGCCACTTTCCAGGGACGGCCTGTCCTTTCTCGGGTACACGCCTGGCTCTAGATCCCCTGGGGGGCTGGACCTGGAGACCCCTAGGCCTCCAGGGCTAGGGGCTAGGGCAGGGCAGGCCTTGCTGTGCCCACAGACCCTTGCATTCCATCTGCCTCCGCTGCCCCCCCACGCAGGGGGCCCCAGACGCAACGGGGCTGTCACAGTTTCCATCCCAGCTGACAGCCGCAGCCGCTGTGCCGCAGAACAGGACGCAGCCGTTCACCTGGGAAGCTGCTGCCCCTGgccctcccccaggcccaggaagagaccccagcccagccctgagccTCAGCCCCTCCCATTCCACACAGGGGCTACGAACCCGCACCGGCCATGGCCAAGTACGTCAAGGTCCTCTACGACTTCACAGCCCGCAACGCGAACGAGCTGTCGGTGCTCAAGGACGAGGTCCTGGAGGTGAGTGGGGGCCAGGGAGCGGGCGGTGGTCCAGAGGTGGGATCTGCCTGACCCCAGGGCTCCACTCTGGGTCAGCAGCCTGGCACCTGCCCCAGCACAGCTGAGGGGCCTCCCTGTCTTGGGGATCTCAGAGGGAGCCCAAgggcccctgggctgggctgggctcgggctgaagggtggggtggggtggggtggggtggggtgggccctCCCTGTGCCAAGTGGGGGATCCCCCAATCCAGCAGGGGCTTGTCATTCATGCCCACCCCGGGAGCCCCCTCAAGGCACTTTCAGAGTTTTGTGTCCTGAATCCAGGCCACCCGCTGGGGGACAGAAAGTGGagcagctggggggggggggggggatctaTATCCACAACCACACTAGAGGCTtaggaggctgctgggagggacgGGGAGGGGGGTGGCCCCTATGGATGGGTGGGAGGCCAGGTGGGCCAGGGGCACCTGGAGGGGGTGTGTAGAATGGGGAGGGGGGGCAGGCTCAGGGGGGACTCTGGAGCTCTCTCTGGCCCATCGGTAAACAGGGGCTCACACGGGCGGTCCCAGCACCCATCACTGGTGCCTATGGCGGGGCCGGGGCGAGCGGGCGCTGTGGGTCAGGGGTGATGCGGGGGTGCGGCGCCCACAGGTGCTGGAAGGCGACCACCAGTGGTGGAAGCTTCGAAATCGCAGCGGCCAGGCAGGCTATGTGCCGGGCAACATCCTCGCCGAGACCCGGCCGGAGGACGCCCTCCTGGAGCAGGTGAGGCGGAGGTCTGCTCTGTCCTGCTGCGGGGTCAGGCCGGGTGGCGGGggggttggtggggggtgggcagagaaAGACCGGCCCGGAGCCTGGACCCCGCGGCTATAGGGGCTGGTGCGGGGGCTCCCCGGCTCCGGGCTGAGTCTGGgaaggtggggggctgggcaggtcctgggaggtgggggaggaggggcggggaggggtgccGGGAGGGATGATAAGCTGACCTAATGGCGCCCCCACCGCCCCTCTTGTTCACCCTGCAGGGGGGGAAATACTGGGGTCCTGCCAGCCCAACCCACAAGCTGACCCCAGGCTTTGCCGGGAACAAAGGCGGTGAGGGATGGGGCCGCCAGACCctacgggcgggggtgggggggcccagAGCCAGCGGGGGAGGCGGTGGGGAGGGGAGCCCCGGGTACGCGCGGGGCAGGCCTGAGCCGCCTGGCGCCCCGCAGAGCTGATGCATCACATGGACGAGGTCAACGACGAGCTCATCAAGAAGATCAGCCACATCAAGGCGCAGCCGACGCGGCACTTCCGCGTGGAGCGCAGCCAGCCGGTGCACCTGCCGCTCACCTACGAGTCCGGCCCCATCGAGGTCCGCGCCTGGCTGGAAGCCAAGGCCTTCAGCGCCCGGTGAGCCGAGGGGCGCACGGGGCGGGCAGGGGGCGGGCGCGGCGGCCGCCACGCCCACGGCCAGGGCCCCGCCCTcacgcccccctccccgccccctgccccccgcccccaggatcGTGGAGAACCTGGGCATCCTGACGGGGCCCCAGCTCTTCTCGCTCAACAAGGACGAGCTGCGGAAGGTGTGCGGGGAGGAGGGCGCCCGCGTGTACAGCCAGCTCACCGTACAGAAGGCCGTCCTGGAGGTGAGCCGCCCCGCCCTTCGCTCCCCGCGCGCCCCGGGAAGGGGGGCTGGCGGGACACTGACCTGCGGGTCCCCCGGCTCCCGCAGAAGCAGCAAGGTGGGTCGGAGCTGGAGGAGCTCATGAGcaagttccattccaagaacCAGAGGCGGGCGGAGGAAGACAGCTAAGGCCCGCGGCGGGGCGCACGGCCCGCGGCGGGGCCCGCCTCCGCGGCTGGAGTATTATTTTTGTACGTGTACGTATTTCGGACCGTGGACTCGGACGGAGAGTCGTGCCGGCTGGGGACCGGCTCGCCCGCCTCGTGGCACGTGGGGCCTGTCCTCCAGCTCAGCGGTGCCCCGGCCCACACTCCCCACCTGCCCCGATGCCCACCGTAGCCAAACTTGCCACCAGGTGGTGCCGGCCCCTCGTCCGCCCGCCCGCTGAGGCCAGAGCTGTGCCGGCCCCAGGCCCGGCCCTACCCTTTCCCACAGCTCTCCCTGAGGCCACAGAACCCACACACGCaccctgggagggggcaggggacttTCCTCTGGCCGCCTCCGTCCACACAAGGGTTTCTCCCAGCGCAGGTGACTCAGGCCCTGCCGCCGTCCCCACGGCCCCCTGCAACCTCTGCATCCCCATACCTCCAGCTGGCCGGCTGCCGGCCACCAGGGCAGCAGACCCCAGCCACACAGCTGCCCTTGGCTCTGAACTGGGTGGGCTGGGGGACTCCGGCcccactggggtggggggcatgccgTTCTCCCTTCACCACCTGGAGGATCAAGGATGGACTGAACACCACTCACCCGAGTTCTGGCCTTGGGCACCCCTCAGCCCCACCCGAGCCCTGCCCGCTCCCCCCTCCGCAGAGCCGGAAGGGAACTTTCTCTGAGCAAGTTTCAGGCCAGTCTTGCCTGGCGTGCTGTGTGCGGGGTGGGTGGGTCTTGGAGCCCTGGACTCTGCGGGTCGCACCCCAGCGAGGAAAGGTGACCACGGCTCAGAATCCATATCATTAAAGCACTTAAGCCTCCCAGCAgccctgtgtctgtctgtctgtctgtctcctggAGCCCCCCGGGATTGCGCCTTTGGAAGAGCTCCCGAGCAGAGGCAGGCTGTGGCCAGGCGGGGCTGGGGATGTTCCCAGTGAGCTGCTCACCCCTGGACCCAAGTGGGGGGCCCAGGACACCCTCCCCTCCACACCCTTGCGAGAGGGCCCAGAGGACACTCCTGGGAGCTGGGGGCTGAGAGGGGGGCCCTGCCCACTGATGTCCGTCCAGAAGGCCCGAGTGGGAGTAGTGGGGAGCAGGGCTGCCAAGcctccagggagggagggggcgtgAGTCACAGGAGCAAGACGGAAGCTAGATTTAGAGAGCTTAGCCCAAGCTGAGGGAGTTGCC
Encoded here:
- the EPS8L2 gene encoding epidermal growth factor receptor kinase substrate 8-like protein 2 isoform X3; the protein is MHETSQYHVQHLATFIMDKSEAIVSVEDAIRKLVQLSSKEKIWTQEMLLQVNDQSLRLLDIESQEELENFPLPTVRHSQTVLNQLRYPSVLLLVCQDSDQSKPDVHFFHCDEVEAELVHEDIESALADCRLGKKMRPQTLKGHQEKIRQRQSVLPPAQGPAPIPFQRYGRDSPSTKNRVDLPMPLRDPGFRTWESQAQDEEPRAVLAQKIEKETQILNCALDDIEWFVARLQKAAEAFKQLNQRKKGKKKGKKGPAEGVLTLRARPPSEAEFVDCFRKTKLAINLLAKLQKHIQNPSAAELVHFLFGPLDLIVSTCGGPDIARSVYSPLLSRDTVGFLRGHLVPKEMALWESLGETWTRPRSEWPREPQVPPYVPKFQSGWEPPLDVLQEAPWEVEGLASAPADEPTPVSRTSFRNSPKHGLASEPTPQGDVLPQVGSPHAHRGYEPAPAMAKYVKVLYDFTARNANELSVLKDEVLEVLEGDHQWWKLRNRSGQAGYVPGNILAETRPEDALLEQGGKYWGPASPTHKLTPGFAGNKGELMHHMDEVNDELIKKISHIKAQPTRHFRVERSQPVHLPLTYESGPIEVRAWLEAKAFSARIVENLGILTGPQLFSLNKDELRKVCGEEGARVYSQLTVQKAVLEKQQGGSELEELMSKFHSKNQRRAEEDS
- the EPS8L2 gene encoding epidermal growth factor receptor kinase substrate 8-like protein 2 isoform X2, translating into MSQSGGSLGRSDGVAKMSAKDLFEQRKKYSNSNVIMHETSQYHVQHLATFIMDKSEAIVSVEDAIRKLVQLSSKEKIWTQEMLLQVNDQSLRLLDIESQEELENFPLPTVRHSQTVLNQLRYPSVLLLVCQDSDQSKPDVHFFHCDEVEAELVHEDIESALADCRLGKKMRPQTLKGHQEKIRQRQSVLPPAQGPAPIPFQRYGRDSPSTKNRVDLPMPLRDPGFRTWESQAQDEEPRAVLAQKIEKETQILNCALDDIEWFVARLQKAAEAFKQLNQRKKGKKKGKKGPAEGVLTLRARPPSEAEFVDCFRKTKLAINLLAKLQKHIQNPSAAELVHFLFGPLDLIVSTCGGPDIARSVYSPLLSRDTVGFLRGHLVPKEMALWESLGETWTRPRSEWPREPQVPPYVPKFQSGWEPPLDVLQEAPWEVEGLASAPADEPTPVSRTSFRNSPKHGLASEPTPQGDVLPQVGSPHAHRGYEPAPAMAKYVKVLYDFTARNANELSVLKDEVLEVLEGDHQWWKLRNRSGQAGYVPGNILAETRPEDALLEQGGKYWGPASPTHKLTPGFAGNKGELMHHMDEVNDELIKKISHIKAQPTRHFRVERSQPVHLPLTYESGPIEVRAWLEAKAFSARIVENLGILTGPQLFSLNKDELRKVCGEEGARVYSQLTVQKAVLEKQQGGSELEELMSKFHSKNQRRAEEDS
- the EPS8L2 gene encoding epidermal growth factor receptor kinase substrate 8-like protein 2 isoform X1; translation: MSQSGSVSCCPGAANGSLGRSDGVAKMSAKDLFEQRKKYSNSNVIMHETSQYHVQHLATFIMDKSEAIVSVEDAIRKLVQLSSKEKIWTQEMLLQVNDQSLRLLDIESQEELENFPLPTVRHSQTVLNQLRYPSVLLLVCQDSDQSKPDVHFFHCDEVEAELVHEDIESALADCRLGKKMRPQTLKGHQEKIRQRQSVLPPAQGPAPIPFQRYGRDSPSTKNRVDLPMPLRDPGFRTWESQAQDEEPRAVLAQKIEKETQILNCALDDIEWFVARLQKAAEAFKQLNQRKKGKKKGKKGPAEGVLTLRARPPSEAEFVDCFRKTKLAINLLAKLQKHIQNPSAAELVHFLFGPLDLIVSTCGGPDIARSVYSPLLSRDTVGFLRGHLVPKEMALWESLGETWTRPRSEWPREPQVPPYVPKFQSGWEPPLDVLQEAPWEVEGLASAPADEPTPVSRTSFRNSPKHGLASEPTPQGDVLPQVGSPHAHRGYEPAPAMAKYVKVLYDFTARNANELSVLKDEVLEVLEGDHQWWKLRNRSGQAGYVPGNILAETRPEDALLEQGGKYWGPASPTHKLTPGFAGNKGELMHHMDEVNDELIKKISHIKAQPTRHFRVERSQPVHLPLTYESGPIEVRAWLEAKAFSARIVENLGILTGPQLFSLNKDELRKVCGEEGARVYSQLTVQKAVLEKQQGGSELEELMSKFHSKNQRRAEEDS
- the EPS8L2 gene encoding epidermal growth factor receptor kinase substrate 8-like protein 2 isoform X4 translates to MDKSEAIVSVEDAIRKLVQLSSKEKIWTQEMLLQVNDQSLRLLDIESQEELENFPLPTVRHSQTVLNQLRYPSVLLLVCQDSDQSKPDVHFFHCDEVEAELVHEDIESALADCRLGKKMRPQTLKGHQEKIRQRQSVLPPAQGPAPIPFQRYGRDSPSTKNRVDLPMPLRDPGFRTWESQAQDEEPRAVLAQKIEKETQILNCALDDIEWFVARLQKAAEAFKQLNQRKKGKKKGKKGPAEGVLTLRARPPSEAEFVDCFRKTKLAINLLAKLQKHIQNPSAAELVHFLFGPLDLIVSTCGGPDIARSVYSPLLSRDTVGFLRGHLVPKEMALWESLGETWTRPRSEWPREPQVPPYVPKFQSGWEPPLDVLQEAPWEVEGLASAPADEPTPVSRTSFRNSPKHGLASEPTPQGDVLPQVGSPHAHRGYEPAPAMAKYVKVLYDFTARNANELSVLKDEVLEVLEGDHQWWKLRNRSGQAGYVPGNILAETRPEDALLEQGGKYWGPASPTHKLTPGFAGNKGELMHHMDEVNDELIKKISHIKAQPTRHFRVERSQPVHLPLTYESGPIEVRAWLEAKAFSARIVENLGILTGPQLFSLNKDELRKVCGEEGARVYSQLTVQKAVLEKQQGGSELEELMSKFHSKNQRRAEEDS